The DNA window GATCTGCTTGCCCTCCAAGGGAATGGCGCGCCCGCGCCATTCCCGTAATTCCTCCGTTATCACCGGGTTCGCGCTCTTCTTCAGCCGACTCACGAAGTAGCCGTCATTCTCGTCGATCAACGCGAACCGGCGGTACTTGAAGTACGCCAGATCAAGCAACACCAGCCGTCCTTGTAGCCACGAACCTGTCTTGAACAGCGTGCTGTCGTGCGTTTTCTCGTCTGTCACGTCGATCCGTTCAATCGTCTCATCGGTGGCGTTGTGGAGCAGGTGGAGCTTCGCTCCAGCCTGCTCCTCGTGACGGGCTTGGAACTCATCAGAGAGAAACTCGTGCAACCGCAACACCGTTCCATCAGCGATCATCACGTCCCTGAATCGGTCGATATCAGCGTCAACAGCGTCGGGAACAGCGACCTCGTCGAGGCCGTGCTCGACGAGGTCGCGCAGATACTCCGCAAACGTCGGCGTCAACCGCTGATGGAATCCGCCGGGAGAGAGCGGTTCATCGGCGGTAGCGTTGTAGCTGCGACGGAATCCAGCGAGTGTTCGGCTCTCGCCTGCGGCGAAGCCGAACACGAACGACCACACGAGGGCGGGCATCTGTGTTTTCCTGTTGCGTTCGACCACGCCGAGTTCCTCGGCGTGCTCTTCGAGGAACTCAGATGGAAAAAGCGTAGTGAGTCGACGCATAATTCGAGGT is part of the Salinigranum marinum genome and encodes:
- a CDS encoding IS4 family transposase, which produces MRRLTTLFPSEFLEEHAEELGVVERNRKTQMPALVWSFVFGFAAGESRTLAGFRRSYNATADEPLSPGGFHQRLTPTFAEYLRDLVEHGLDEVAVPDAVDADIDRFRDVMIADGTVLRLHEFLSDEFQARHEEQAGAKLHLLHNATDETIERIDVTDEKTHDSTLFKTGSWLQGRLVLLDLAYFKYRRFALIDENDGYFVSRLKKSANPVITEELREWRGRAIPLEGKQIHDVVDDLSRKYIDVEVEAEFKRGQYEGTRSLDTKQFRVVGVRDEDADDYHLYITNLPRDEFFPEDLATLYRCRWEVETLFRELKTQYELDEFDTSDPDVVKILLYAALLSLLVSRELLDLVTEQADDEIVFPPERWAATFRSHAQLILHELGEYLGYSPPPLLERLIEDAQKIHQQRTILQETLATATQPRCEV